A part of Thermus oshimai DSM 12092 genomic DNA contains:
- a CDS encoding YebC/PmpR family DNA-binding transcriptional regulator — protein sequence MAGHSKWAQIKRKKAANDLKRGKIISKHLRAIQAAARAGGSPYPEANVQLRNAIEAARADDVPMENIERLLQKLQGGGEGGEQYEEIVYEGYAPGGVALLVYALTDNRNRTASEVRHVFSKYGGSLGASGSVAWQFERKGVIVTENTEAAQEAAIELGALDLEEEGETLTVYTEPAEAYRIAEALKGKGIRVEAVEVVQHPQNTVALSPEEAAKVLRLVEALEDLDDVQNVYTNLDPASLQVEA from the coding sequence ATGGCCGGTCACAGCAAATGGGCTCAGATTAAGCGCAAAAAGGCCGCCAACGACCTGAAACGGGGCAAAATCATCTCCAAGCACCTGAGGGCCATCCAGGCGGCGGCCCGCGCGGGGGGAAGCCCCTACCCGGAGGCCAACGTCCAGCTAAGAAACGCCATCGAGGCCGCCCGGGCGGACGACGTCCCCATGGAAAACATTGAGCGCCTTCTCCAGAAGCTCCAGGGGGGCGGGGAAGGCGGGGAGCAGTACGAGGAGATCGTCTACGAGGGCTACGCCCCTGGAGGGGTGGCCCTTCTGGTCTACGCCCTCACGGACAACCGCAACCGCACCGCTAGCGAGGTGCGCCACGTCTTCAGCAAGTACGGGGGCTCCTTGGGGGCCTCGGGGAGCGTGGCCTGGCAGTTTGAGCGCAAAGGGGTCATCGTGACGGAGAACACCGAGGCCGCCCAGGAGGCCGCCATTGAGCTGGGGGCCTTGGACCTGGAGGAGGAAGGGGAAACCCTCACCGTCTACACGGAGCCCGCGGAGGCCTACCGCATCGCCGAGGCCCTAAAGGGGAAGGGCATCCGGGTGGAGGCGGTGGAGGTGGTCCAGCACCCCCAGAACACCGTGGCCCTCTCCCCCGAGGAGGCGGCCAAGGTCCTGCGTCTGGTGGAGGCCCTGGAAGACCTAGACGACGTGCAAAACGTCTACACCAACCTGGACCCGGCCTCCTTGCAGGTGGAGGCCTAA
- a CDS encoding DUF4212 domain-containing protein, translating into MDGKRLEEYWQKNLALIRNLLVIWAVVAYGLGILLAPALNGVRVFGGAPLGFWIAQQGAIWVFIILIFVYANRMAKLDREYDVHD; encoded by the coding sequence ATGGACGGAAAAAGGCTGGAAGAGTACTGGCAGAAGAACCTGGCCCTCATCCGCAACCTCCTGGTGATCTGGGCGGTGGTGGCCTACGGGCTCGGCATCCTCCTAGCCCCAGCCCTCAACGGGGTACGGGTGTTCGGGGGAGCCCCCTTGGGCTTCTGGATCGCCCAGCAGGGGGCCATCTGGGTCTTCATCATCCTGATCTTCGTCTACGCCAACCGCATGGCCAAGCTGGACCGGGAGTACGACGTCCACGACTAG
- a CDS encoding response regulator transcription factor has translation MRVLLVDDEESILVPLEFLLRKGGHEVVLARTGEEALRALEEGGFALVVLDLMLPGLDGFSVLEALKGRPERPKVLVLTARGREADRAKALALGAEAFMTKPFSTRALMEEVRRLLGEG, from the coding sequence ATGCGGGTTCTCTTGGTGGACGATGAGGAGAGCATCCTGGTGCCCCTGGAGTTCCTCCTGAGGAAGGGGGGGCACGAGGTGGTGCTGGCGCGCACGGGGGAGGAGGCCCTAAGGGCCCTGGAGGAAGGGGGCTTCGCCCTGGTGGTCCTGGACCTGATGCTCCCGGGCCTGGACGGGTTTTCCGTCCTGGAGGCCCTTAAGGGGAGGCCGGAAAGGCCCAAGGTCCTGGTCCTCACCGCCCGGGGCCGGGAGGCGGACCGGGCCAAGGCCCTGGCCTTAGGGGCGGAGGCCTTCATGACCAAGCCCTTCAGCACCCGGGCCCTGATGGAAGAGGTGCGGAGGCTTCTGGGGGAGGGATGA
- a CDS encoding ATP-binding protein, with translation MSGLLLGLLLYLGLLFLVGLLGEGRGRALVRSPWTYALSLAVYATAWTFFGSVGRAATEGATFLPVYLGPTLVLTLWPFLHLRLLRLARAYRLTSWADLLSVRYGRDPLVGALVAGFLVVGLLPYLALQLKAIAQGFLYLEGESRPLGDVALVVALSLALFAILFGTRRLDPSERHEGLVLAVAFESLVKLFAFLLVGGWVLLKLGNPFPEALARPELHPLLLPPEGLGGHLAWVSLTLLSGLAFLFLPRQFHMAVVENQEERHLPQAAWAFPLYLFLINLPVLPLALWGRLRLEAPPDLYVLALPLSLGSEALAFLAFLGGVSAATAMVIVETLALSVMVSNHLLSPFLLRYRALGSLLFWRRASILLILLLSYLYFRLAGEAYALVAMGLISFVAVAQLAPAGLLGLFWTGSTRQGALAGLLGGMGVWAYTLFLPALARSGWLPEAFLEGPHPLLRPEGLLGVRDLDPVTHGFLASLTLNLALHLLVSHLTRPRKEEAREALAFTQGVPALSRLGKAEELAELLERVLGPEAKRAFLEEARGLGEGAELAARAEALLAGAVGPATARLLLLSVTQEAPLEAVAEAAQESQAVRAYAKALEEARAELSEAYERLKAMDQAKDEFLAAVAHELRTPLAAARALVEILEDHKDLPEEERARFTTLVRKEMERLSRLVEEVLELSRLQALPLKRERVDLKALSEEALALVAPLAGERGVVLSGRLEALSAQTDRDRLLQVLLNLLSNALRHARREVRLTLRKEGQEALFRVEDDGPGLGAEEVERVFEPFQSKTGGLGLGLSLARRMVEAMGGRIWAEAGPGGRFAFTLPLEVEDAGSLGGR, from the coding sequence ATGAGCGGGCTCCTTCTGGGCCTCCTCCTCTACCTGGGCCTCCTCTTCCTGGTGGGCCTCCTGGGGGAGGGCCGGGGGCGGGCCCTGGTGCGAAGCCCCTGGACCTACGCGTTATCCCTCGCGGTCTACGCCACGGCCTGGACCTTTTTTGGGAGCGTGGGGCGGGCGGCCACGGAAGGGGCCACCTTCCTCCCCGTCTACCTCGGGCCCACCCTGGTCCTCACCCTCTGGCCTTTTTTGCACCTCCGGCTTTTGAGGCTTGCCCGGGCCTACCGCCTCACCTCCTGGGCCGACCTCCTCTCCGTGCGCTACGGCCGGGACCCCCTTGTCGGGGCCTTGGTGGCGGGGTTTTTGGTGGTGGGCCTCCTCCCCTACCTGGCCCTCCAGCTGAAGGCCATCGCCCAGGGGTTCCTCTACCTGGAAGGGGAAAGCCGCCCTTTGGGGGACGTGGCCCTGGTGGTGGCCCTAAGCCTCGCCCTTTTCGCCATCCTCTTCGGCACCCGCCGCCTGGACCCCTCGGAAAGGCACGAGGGGCTGGTGCTGGCGGTGGCCTTTGAGTCCTTGGTGAAGCTCTTCGCCTTCCTCCTGGTGGGGGGGTGGGTGCTCCTGAAGCTCGGGAACCCCTTCCCCGAGGCCCTGGCCCGGCCCGAGCTCCACCCCCTCCTCCTCCCCCCTGAGGGGCTTGGGGGGCACCTGGCCTGGGTGAGCCTCACCCTGCTTTCGGGCCTGGCCTTCCTCTTCCTCCCCCGGCAGTTCCACATGGCGGTGGTGGAGAACCAGGAGGAGCGCCACCTCCCCCAGGCGGCCTGGGCCTTTCCCCTCTACCTCTTCCTCATCAACCTCCCGGTGCTCCCCCTGGCCCTTTGGGGGCGGCTCCGCCTCGAGGCCCCCCCGGACCTCTACGTCCTGGCCCTGCCCCTTTCCTTGGGAAGCGAGGCCCTGGCCTTCCTGGCCTTTTTGGGGGGGGTTTCCGCGGCCACGGCCATGGTCATCGTGGAAACCCTGGCCCTTTCGGTCATGGTCTCCAACCACCTCCTCTCCCCTTTCCTCCTCCGCTACCGGGCTTTGGGAAGCCTCCTCTTCTGGCGGCGGGCCTCCATCCTCCTCATCCTCCTCCTGAGCTACCTCTACTTCCGCCTGGCGGGGGAGGCCTACGCCCTGGTGGCCATGGGGCTCATCTCCTTCGTGGCCGTGGCCCAGCTGGCCCCGGCGGGGCTTCTCGGCCTCTTCTGGACGGGAAGCACCAGGCAGGGGGCCCTGGCGGGGCTTCTGGGAGGGATGGGCGTGTGGGCCTACACCCTCTTCCTCCCCGCCCTAGCCCGCTCCGGCTGGCTTCCCGAGGCCTTCCTGGAGGGCCCCCACCCCCTCCTCCGCCCCGAGGGGCTTTTGGGCGTGAGAGACCTGGACCCCGTGACCCACGGCTTCCTGGCAAGCCTCACCCTCAACCTGGCCCTGCACCTCCTGGTCTCCCACCTCACCCGCCCCCGGAAGGAGGAGGCCCGGGAGGCCTTGGCCTTCACCCAAGGGGTGCCCGCCCTCTCCCGGCTGGGGAAGGCGGAGGAGCTTGCGGAGCTTTTGGAAAGGGTCCTGGGCCCTGAGGCCAAGCGGGCCTTTTTGGAAGAGGCCCGGGGGCTTGGGGAAGGGGCGGAGCTGGCCGCCCGGGCGGAGGCCCTCCTGGCGGGGGCGGTGGGGCCCGCCACCGCCCGCCTCCTCCTCCTCTCCGTGACCCAGGAGGCCCCCCTCGAGGCCGTGGCGGAAGCCGCCCAGGAATCCCAGGCGGTGAGGGCCTACGCCAAGGCCCTGGAGGAGGCCCGGGCGGAACTTTCCGAGGCCTACGAGCGCCTCAAGGCCATGGACCAGGCGAAGGACGAGTTCCTGGCCGCGGTGGCCCACGAGCTCCGCACCCCCCTGGCCGCGGCCCGGGCCCTGGTGGAGATCCTGGAGGACCACAAGGACCTCCCGGAGGAGGAAAGGGCCCGGTTCACCACCTTGGTGCGCAAAGAGATGGAACGGCTTTCCCGGCTGGTGGAGGAGGTCTTGGAGCTTTCCCGCCTCCAGGCCCTCCCCCTCAAGCGGGAACGGGTGGACCTGAAGGCCCTTTCGGAGGAGGCCCTGGCCCTGGTGGCCCCCCTGGCGGGGGAAAGGGGGGTGGTCCTTTCGGGAAGGCTGGAGGCCCTTTCCGCCCAGACCGACCGGGACCGGCTCCTCCAGGTCCTCCTCAACCTCCTCTCCAACGCCCTCCGCCACGCCAGGAGGGAGGTCCGGCTTACCCTGAGGAAAGAGGGCCAGGAGGCCCTCTTCCGGGTGGAGGACGACGGGCCGGGGCTTGGGGCGGAGGAGGTGGAGCGGGTGTTTGAGCCCTTCCAGAGCAAAACCGGCGGGCTGGGCCTGGGGCTTTCCCTGGCCCGGCGGATGGTGGAGGCCATGGGAGGCAGGATCTGGGCGGAGGCGGGGCCCGGCGGGCGCTTCGCCTTCACCCTGCCCCTGGAGGTGGAGGATGCGGGTTCTCTTGGTGGACGATGA
- the purD gene encoding phosphoribosylamine--glycine ligase, translating into MKVLVVGSGGREHALLWKAAQSPLVERLYAAPGNAGMAELAELVPWNGEVEALADWALGEGIDLTLVGPEAPLVEGIADAFQERGLKIFGPTQKAAMIEGSKAFAKALMERYGIPTARHRTFQDPLLALEYLEEVGVPIVVKDSGLAAGKGVTVAFDLHTAKQAVANILNRAEGGEVVIEEYLEGEEATVLALTDGKTILPLLPSQDHKRLLDGDQGPMTGGMGAIAPYPMDPATLKAVEERILRPLLEGLEAEGVVYRGVVYAGLMLTKEGPKVLEFNARFGDPEAQALLPLLENDLVELALRVAEGRLAGTRLSWKEGASACVVLAAPGYPESPRKGIPLHLPEPPEGVLLFHAGTRREKGRLVSAGGRVLNVVGLGATLEEALERAYGFIPRIGFPGAVYRKDIGARALKAST; encoded by the coding sequence GGCGGGAGCACGCCCTCCTCTGGAAGGCGGCCCAAAGCCCCCTGGTGGAACGGCTCTACGCCGCCCCCGGCAACGCGGGGATGGCGGAGCTCGCCGAGCTCGTCCCCTGGAACGGGGAGGTGGAGGCCCTGGCGGACTGGGCCCTAGGGGAGGGGATTGACCTCACCCTGGTGGGCCCGGAGGCCCCCCTGGTGGAGGGGATTGCGGATGCCTTCCAGGAGCGGGGCCTTAAGATCTTCGGTCCCACCCAGAAGGCGGCCATGATTGAGGGCTCCAAGGCCTTCGCCAAGGCCCTCATGGAGCGCTACGGCATCCCCACCGCCCGCCACCGCACCTTCCAGGACCCCCTTCTGGCCCTGGAGTACCTGGAGGAGGTGGGGGTGCCCATCGTGGTGAAGGACTCGGGCCTGGCCGCGGGGAAGGGGGTCACGGTGGCCTTTGACCTGCACACCGCCAAGCAGGCGGTGGCCAACATCCTGAACCGGGCAGAGGGGGGGGAGGTGGTCATCGAGGAGTACCTGGAAGGGGAGGAGGCCACGGTCCTGGCCCTCACCGACGGAAAGACCATCCTCCCCCTCCTCCCCTCCCAGGACCACAAGCGCCTCCTGGACGGGGACCAGGGCCCCATGACCGGGGGGATGGGGGCCATCGCCCCCTACCCCATGGACCCCGCCACCCTAAAGGCGGTGGAGGAGAGGATCCTTAGGCCGCTCCTCGAGGGCCTTGAGGCGGAAGGGGTGGTCTACCGGGGGGTGGTCTACGCGGGCCTCATGCTCACGAAGGAGGGCCCCAAGGTTCTGGAGTTCAACGCCCGCTTCGGCGACCCCGAGGCCCAGGCCCTCCTGCCCCTCTTGGAGAATGACCTGGTGGAGCTGGCCCTAAGGGTGGCCGAGGGGCGGCTTGCCGGCACCCGGCTCTCCTGGAAGGAGGGGGCCTCGGCCTGCGTGGTCCTGGCCGCCCCCGGCTACCCGGAAAGCCCCAGGAAGGGCATCCCCCTCCACCTCCCCGAGCCCCCGGAAGGGGTCCTCCTCTTCCACGCGGGGACCCGGAGGGAGAAAGGGCGGCTTGTGAGCGCCGGGGGGCGGGTCCTCAACGTGGTGGGCCTCGGGGCCACCCTGGAGGAGGCCCTGGAAAGGGCCTACGGCTTCATCCCCAGGATCGGCTTCCCGGGGGCGGTCTACCGGAAGGACATCGGGGCCCGGGCCCTCAAGGCTAGTACCTGA
- a CDS encoding DUF294 nucleotidyltransferase-like domain-containing protein, which translates to MDLARIPPLKALPEAALERLRAQAERATYPEGAEILVQGGEPARHLYLVAQGRVALKDGERPVEVLGPGRFFGFPSLLLGEPPALGVEALEPVEVLRWPKEVFFWLLTFPEAARFFLEGLSERGRLQGFRANLFTPVGRLVRRAPLFIAPTATVEEAARQMAQEGVSSLLVEGEPLGILTDRDLRNRVLAQGLPPSTPVGEVATRPLFALPTDTPLYEALAAMVERGIHHLVLVEGERVVGVVTHTDLLPSMESPLVLLRRVERLELSRYAEEVARLVAHLFQGGVSPWDIGRVVAGLNDALIKRLLKEAEARLGPPPVPYSFMVFGSEGRREQALLTDQDNALVLSEGGHEAYFAPLAEAVVGGLIQAGIPECKGGYMATRWRMPLKEWVDTFRRWMEAPEPKALLETQIFFDLRPVGGSLPLAPLEEAILQGAKRGVFLYHLAQAALEFRPPLGLFGRVRTEGGFIDLKRQALAPIVALARLYALMAGSPAKGTGARLRAAAQGGTLSREGAERLEEAFGFFFGLRLKAQLQALEEGRPPENRVRWEALSPGEKRRALEGFRAIQEVQENTAVRFQLR; encoded by the coding sequence ATGGACCTCGCCCGGATCCCACCCCTAAAGGCCCTGCCTGAGGCGGCCTTGGAGCGCCTACGGGCCCAGGCGGAGCGGGCCACCTACCCCGAAGGGGCGGAGATCCTGGTCCAGGGGGGGGAGCCCGCCCGCCACCTCTACCTGGTGGCCCAGGGCCGGGTGGCCCTGAAGGACGGGGAGCGGCCGGTGGAGGTCTTAGGGCCAGGGCGCTTTTTCGGCTTCCCCTCCCTGCTCCTAGGGGAGCCCCCGGCCCTGGGGGTGGAGGCCCTCGAGCCCGTGGAGGTCCTTCGCTGGCCCAAGGAGGTCTTCTTCTGGCTCCTCACCTTCCCCGAGGCCGCCCGCTTCTTCTTGGAGGGGCTCTCCGAACGGGGGCGCCTCCAGGGCTTTCGGGCGAACCTCTTCACCCCCGTGGGGCGGCTGGTGCGCCGCGCGCCCCTTTTCATCGCCCCCACGGCCACGGTGGAGGAGGCCGCCCGGCAGATGGCCCAGGAGGGGGTTTCCAGCCTCCTGGTGGAGGGGGAGCCCTTGGGCATCCTCACGGACCGGGACCTGAGGAACCGGGTCCTGGCCCAGGGCCTTCCCCCCTCCACCCCCGTGGGGGAGGTGGCCACCCGGCCCCTCTTCGCCCTGCCCACGGACACCCCCCTCTACGAGGCCCTGGCGGCCATGGTGGAGCGGGGCATCCACCACCTGGTGCTCGTGGAGGGGGAGCGGGTGGTGGGGGTGGTGACCCACACCGACCTCCTCCCCAGCATGGAAAGCCCCCTGGTCCTCCTGAGGCGGGTGGAGCGGCTGGAGCTTTCCCGCTACGCGGAGGAGGTGGCCCGGCTGGTGGCCCACCTCTTCCAGGGGGGGGTTTCCCCCTGGGACATCGGCCGGGTGGTGGCGGGGCTGAACGACGCCCTCATCAAGAGGCTCCTAAAGGAAGCGGAGGCCCGCCTGGGCCCGCCCCCTGTGCCCTACAGCTTCATGGTCTTCGGCTCGGAAGGGCGGCGGGAGCAGGCCCTCCTCACGGACCAGGACAACGCCCTGGTCCTTTCGGAGGGGGGGCATGAGGCCTACTTCGCCCCCCTGGCCGAGGCGGTGGTGGGGGGGCTGATCCAGGCGGGCATCCCGGAGTGCAAGGGGGGGTACATGGCCACCCGCTGGCGGATGCCCCTAAAGGAATGGGTGGACACCTTCCGCCGCTGGATGGAGGCCCCGGAACCCAAGGCCCTCCTGGAAACCCAGATCTTCTTTGACCTGCGGCCCGTGGGGGGAAGCCTCCCCCTCGCCCCCCTGGAGGAGGCCATCCTCCAGGGGGCCAAGCGGGGGGTCTTCCTCTACCACCTGGCCCAGGCCGCCCTGGAGTTCCGCCCTCCCCTGGGGCTCTTTGGACGGGTGCGCACGGAAGGGGGCTTCATAGATCTAAAGCGGCAGGCCCTGGCCCCCATCGTGGCCCTGGCCCGCCTCTACGCCCTCATGGCGGGAAGCCCCGCCAAGGGCACCGGGGCGCGGCTTAGGGCCGCGGCCCAGGGGGGCACCCTAAGCCGGGAAGGGGCGGAACGGCTGGAGGAGGCCTTCGGCTTTTTCTTCGGGCTCCGCCTCAAGGCCCAGCTCCAGGCCCTGGAGGAGGGGCGGCCTCCGGAAAACCGCGTGCGCTGGGAGGCCCTCTCCCCGGGGGAGAAGAGGCGGGCCCTGGAGGGCTTCCGGGCCATCCAGGAGGTGCAGGAGAACACCGCCGTCCGGTTCCAGCTCCGATGA
- a CDS encoding 3'-5' exonuclease, with protein sequence MRDLLRFLGALLVGALLMGGSLALGLFLLLQGEEALKEALLQVARAKAPLLLLLLFLFLGVLALLLRPLFLGYLAAARALGQEGAVLLTNPGHRLKLRGPLELQALADLINRLAEEKERLLQEAEARAKEARALLEEEREKLSALIGHLPQGVVVANARGQVLLYNPKARTLLGEGLGAGKSLFGLLDRALLVHALALPGERFLAQGPKGALRLQALPLEEGFLLLLEPEEEGAALPEDLLFRLKDKAAGLKALVEALEGEVPPGLTPLLRAARAAAEEVAGLAEALAPPPRAEEVLSEDLLRLLSEAIERGLGYAPGQSLAEEARGLLVRVDTFALARGLLEGLKPLGEAVWLRGEAMGGLFRLEVLAEEAPTPTPLLGKAVGEAGGSLWREGTRLVLLLPARPVPKRVREEGPPPRAEVFDLSLLQAPKALEEAPLGGLLYTAFDLETTGLNPREDRIIALGAVHLLGRRVLKGETFEALLDPGRPIPKASTEVHGLTWEMLKGKPRLEEVLPAFMAFIEETVLVAHNGAFDMAFLRQAGVEKTPLVDTLLLSHLLFPDLEDHRLEALAERFGVPVLGRHTALGDALMTAEVFAKMIPLLEGKGYRTLGAVLRACAGLPLARLRY encoded by the coding sequence ATGAGGGATCTCCTCCGCTTCCTGGGGGCCCTCTTGGTGGGGGCTCTCCTCATGGGAGGAAGCCTCGCCTTAGGGCTTTTCCTCCTTCTCCAAGGCGAGGAGGCGCTCAAGGAGGCCCTCCTCCAGGTGGCCCGGGCCAAGGCCCCCCTGCTCCTCCTCCTCCTCTTCCTCTTCCTGGGGGTCCTGGCCCTCCTCCTCCGCCCCCTCTTCCTGGGCTACCTGGCCGCGGCCCGGGCCCTGGGGCAGGAGGGGGCGGTCCTCCTCACGAACCCCGGGCACCGCCTGAAGCTAAGGGGGCCCTTGGAGCTTCAGGCCCTGGCGGACCTCATCAACCGCCTGGCGGAGGAAAAGGAACGCCTCCTCCAGGAGGCCGAGGCCCGGGCTAAGGAGGCGAGGGCCCTCCTGGAGGAAGAGCGGGAGAAGCTTTCCGCCCTCATCGGCCACCTGCCCCAGGGGGTGGTGGTGGCCAACGCCCGGGGGCAGGTCCTCCTCTACAACCCCAAGGCCCGGACCCTTCTGGGGGAGGGGCTTGGGGCGGGGAAAAGCCTCTTTGGCCTATTGGACCGGGCCCTTCTGGTCCACGCCCTGGCCCTGCCCGGGGAGCGCTTCCTGGCGCAGGGGCCCAAGGGGGCCTTGAGGCTCCAGGCCCTGCCCCTGGAGGAGGGGTTTTTGCTTCTCCTGGAACCTGAGGAGGAGGGGGCCGCCCTCCCCGAGGACCTCCTCTTCCGCCTGAAGGACAAGGCGGCGGGGCTCAAGGCGTTGGTGGAGGCCCTGGAGGGGGAGGTGCCCCCAGGGCTCACCCCCCTTCTACGGGCGGCCCGGGCCGCCGCGGAGGAGGTGGCGGGGCTCGCGGAGGCCCTCGCCCCACCCCCGAGGGCGGAGGAGGTGCTTTCGGAAGACCTCCTCCGCCTCCTCTCGGAGGCCATAGAGCGGGGCCTGGGCTACGCCCCGGGGCAGTCCCTGGCGGAGGAGGCCCGGGGGCTGTTGGTGCGGGTGGACACCTTCGCCCTGGCCCGGGGGCTTTTGGAGGGCCTGAAGCCCCTGGGGGAGGCGGTCTGGCTCCGGGGGGAGGCCATGGGGGGGCTTTTCCGCCTCGAGGTCCTGGCCGAGGAAGCCCCCACCCCCACCCCCCTCCTGGGGAAGGCGGTGGGGGAGGCGGGGGGGAGCCTGTGGCGGGAAGGAACCCGCCTGGTCCTCCTCCTTCCCGCCCGCCCCGTGCCTAAGCGGGTGCGGGAAGAGGGCCCGCCCCCTAGGGCGGAGGTCTTTGACCTAAGCCTTCTGCAAGCCCCCAAGGCCCTGGAGGAGGCCCCCCTGGGGGGCCTCCTCTACACGGCCTTTGACCTGGAGACCACGGGGCTTAACCCCAGGGAGGACCGGATCATCGCCCTGGGGGCGGTGCACCTCCTGGGAAGGCGGGTCCTCAAGGGGGAAACCTTTGAGGCCCTTCTGGACCCGGGCCGGCCCATCCCCAAGGCCTCCACCGAGGTCCACGGCCTCACCTGGGAGATGCTTAAGGGCAAGCCCAGGCTGGAGGAGGTCCTGCCCGCCTTCATGGCCTTCATAGAGGAAACCGTCCTGGTGGCCCACAACGGGGCCTTTGACATGGCCTTCCTGAGGCAGGCGGGCGTGGAGAAGACCCCCCTGGTGGACACCCTCCTCCTCTCCCACCTCCTCTTCCCCGACCTGGAGGACCACCGCCTCGAGGCCTTAGCGGAGCGGTTTGGGGTGCCCGTTCTGGGGCGGCACACCGCCCTCGGGGACGCCCTCATGACCGCGGAGGTCTTCGCCAAGATGATCCCCCTCCTAGAGGGGAAGGGGTACCGGACCCTGGGGGCGGTGCTCCGGGCCTGCGCCGGGCTCCCCTTGGCCCGGCTCAGGTACTAG
- a CDS encoding sodium:solute symporter family protein translates to MNAEVWTWTIVLLSFALYLGIGYWARVRETAGFYVAGRGVPPVANGAATAADWMSGASYISMAGLISFLGYDGAVYLMGWTGGYVLLALLFAPYLRKYGKYTVPEFVGDRYYSNLARVVAIISAIFVSFVYMVPQLRGVGIVLSRYLGVDVATGVWAAVLVTAFIAVIGGMKGITWTQVAQYAVLITAYLIMGIALSNLLTGNPIPQLSFTFSDFAVRLSQLQVELGFKEYVAPFQNLSALNVLLITLTLMVGTAGLPHVIIRFYTVPKASDARWSAGWALLFIGLLYTTAPAVAVFSKYNLLNTLANKPLEEVRQIDWVAKWEKTGLLKFEDKNGDGILQMSGQADANEVTIDRDIIVLSTPEVAKLAPFIVGLVAAGGLAAALSTAAGLLIVIASAISHDLYTRMINPQASEGTKLTIARVIIALVVILAAPFGINPPAFIAQLVAFAFGLAASTFFPALLLGIFDRRMNMQGAVAGMVVGLVFTAAYIIGTKYLGWPNFILGITAEGIGTVGMLLNFLVAYLVSRATPPPPAEIQKLVDEIRTPKGSGAAVDH, encoded by the coding sequence ATGAACGCGGAAGTTTGGACCTGGACTATCGTTCTTTTGAGCTTCGCCCTCTATCTGGGCATCGGGTACTGGGCCCGCGTGCGGGAGACCGCGGGCTTCTACGTGGCCGGCCGGGGGGTGCCCCCTGTGGCCAACGGGGCCGCCACCGCCGCGGACTGGATGTCCGGGGCCAGCTACATCTCCATGGCGGGCCTCATCTCCTTCCTGGGCTACGACGGGGCGGTCTACCTCATGGGCTGGACAGGGGGGTACGTGCTCCTGGCCCTTCTCTTCGCCCCGTACCTCCGGAAGTACGGCAAGTACACGGTGCCCGAGTTCGTGGGGGACCGCTACTACTCCAACCTGGCCCGGGTGGTGGCCATCATCAGCGCCATCTTCGTCTCCTTCGTGTACATGGTGCCCCAGCTCAGGGGTGTGGGCATCGTCCTCTCCCGCTACCTGGGGGTGGACGTGGCCACGGGGGTCTGGGCGGCGGTTCTGGTCACCGCCTTCATCGCCGTCATCGGGGGGATGAAGGGCATCACCTGGACCCAGGTGGCCCAGTACGCGGTGCTCATCACCGCCTACCTCATCATGGGCATCGCCCTCTCCAACCTCCTCACCGGCAACCCCATCCCCCAGCTCTCCTTCACCTTCTCCGACTTCGCCGTGCGCCTGAGCCAGCTCCAGGTGGAGCTGGGCTTCAAGGAGTACGTGGCCCCCTTCCAGAACCTCTCGGCCCTCAACGTGCTCCTCATCACCCTGACCCTCATGGTGGGCACGGCCGGCCTGCCCCACGTGATCATCCGCTTCTACACGGTGCCTAAGGCCTCCGATGCCCGCTGGAGCGCGGGGTGGGCCCTGCTCTTCATCGGCCTCCTCTACACCACCGCCCCCGCGGTGGCCGTCTTCTCCAAGTACAACCTCCTGAACACCCTGGCGAACAAGCCCTTAGAGGAGGTGCGCCAGATCGACTGGGTGGCCAAGTGGGAGAAGACCGGCCTCCTCAAGTTTGAGGACAAGAACGGGGACGGCATCCTCCAGATGAGCGGGCAGGCGGACGCAAACGAGGTCACCATTGACCGGGACATCATCGTCCTCTCCACCCCGGAGGTGGCCAAGCTGGCCCCCTTCATCGTGGGCCTGGTGGCCGCCGGGGGCCTGGCCGCGGCCCTTTCCACCGCCGCGGGGCTTCTCATCGTCATCGCCAGCGCCATCTCCCACGACCTCTACACCCGCATGATCAACCCCCAGGCCTCGGAGGGCACCAAGCTCACCATTGCCCGGGTGATCATCGCCCTGGTGGTGATCCTGGCCGCCCCCTTCGGCATCAACCCCCCGGCCTTCATCGCCCAGCTGGTGGCCTTCGCCTTCGGCCTGGCCGCCAGCACCTTCTTCCCCGCCCTGCTCCTGGGGATCTTTGACCGCCGGATGAACATGCAAGGGGCGGTGGCGGGCATGGTGGTGGGCCTGGTCTTCACCGCCGCCTACATCATCGGCACCAAGTACCTGGGCTGGCCCAACTTCATCCTGGGCATCACCGCGGAGGGCATCGGCACCGTGGGCATGCTCCTCAACTTCCTGGTGGCCTACCTGGTCTCCCGGGCCACGCCACCGCCCCCCGCGGAGATCCAGAAGCTGGTGGACGAGATCCGCACCCCCAAGGGGAGCGGGGCCGCGGTGGACCACTAA